Genomic DNA from Hordeum vulgare subsp. vulgare chromosome 2H, MorexV3_pseudomolecules_assembly, whole genome shotgun sequence:
TCTGGAAGAGGTCGCCGATGTTGACGATGAGCGCTCCCGGCACGGCCGGCACCTCCACCCACCTGTCCGCCGGCGGCCCGTGCCGGAACAGGTGTAGCCCCGGGACCTGGCTCTGCATCACGAACGTGAAGAACCCCGAGTCCGTGTGCCCTTTCAGGCCCAGCGCCCGCGTCGGGTCAGGGCACTTGGGGTACCTGCATGCATGTGGGTTGTCATAAAATTAcgattcaaaatttgaaatatAACtcgaaaaaacaaaaataaaaaattcaaCACTGAATAGTACATAACATAAATTGAGCCTTAGATTCGGTCATTGCCACACTGATGTCAAATGTATCATTTTTGTATCTCGAGAATGTTTTAAGTTTCAATACAGAATTTTATGACAATATTCATTGATGTTTCTTTTAATGCACTAGTtttgtttcaaattttaaaaatatattttatggcaTCTGGTGCACTGGTAATAGCACAAGTGCAGATACACCGGATACATTCTTACAAGGTTGCATGGTAGGCTACAACTACATATCCACTCCGTCCCATAATGTCACTAATGCCAAAAGTTTTTTGGCATTTAGTGACATTATGGGACGGCGGGAGTAtcagttttattttttattctgaAAACAGGACTAGCAAGTGAGCAAAACTCGGTTCGTCAGATGTGAAACGAAGGACATATCACTTTCTTCAACCTCATGTGTATCTTCTTCCGCCAAACCGCCCCACGTATCACTATGAGCCTAATCGCATGCCTCCACCACCTCTGGACGTGGGCGCTCTCGTGCCAACCTCCTCGCCCCGCACTTCGCTCAACGTCGCCCACCAACGTTCTCCCGCCGCTCGGCCATCCCTCTAACCCGGTGTTGATAATGTTTTCGTCTGCCACCTTAAGATAGATACCGGGACGCCAGTCACCCTAAGATATACCCGCGGGTCTTGTCCGGTgagctccttccttcccttcaGTTGCTTCTTCCTTAACCGAAATTCGACTTACCCAAATTCTAAATTCAGGCGACTTACACGAAGGCTTTTTGTGGCACGCAGGTATCAGTCCCTCGTGCGTGTTTTTATTTGTGGCTTTCGATTTTCAAACTTGTGTTTCTTTTGAACTAACAACTAAAATTAAGTTCTGTTTTCGTATTCGTGTTTCTCTGGATGAGGACTTTCAAAAAAGATCCATTTTGAATACTCCTttcatttttatatacaaggccactatTAAAATTACAATTTACAGAAATACAAGACCACTAACACTAATTAATGCAATATTAATGGTGTTTGACACGTAATACTAACAAATGAGGACATTGGAACATTAACTTAGAAAATATTAACTTTTGCCTTACTACCTGTAACATGAGTTTGTGGCCTTCTATACAAAATGAAGGAAGTATATTTTAATGAAtattaatataaataaataaagtgtCAATTCTTGAAACTTACTACGAGCAACTGATAAAATCGTGATTTTTGTGCCTACAACCGAAAAAGTGTCATACAATTTTATCTATAAAATTTGATAAGAGTGAGCAAGAAAATCAAGTTCAGTAGAAAAATCGTACGACTGGAACTTACTAGAACTTATTGTGTCCTCATGTGGATCCAACTACTTTGTAAATCGCAAGGCTTACGAGCCGCCAGGCACGGCTTGACAAGTAGCTAAAGTGTCTGAAAAATACTAGTACGTACCAGTTGAGGTGCATTGTCTCGGTCATGCTCTCGGTGAGGTTGTGCTCCGCCTCGACGCCGGCGATCTGCTCGGCGGTGAGCCCAAGCGCTACGAGGAACAGCTCCATCAGCCTGTTGGCCAGCGAACGCATCTCCTTCAGGAATTCCTCCATCACGCCACTGCACATCACGCGATCAGCACGACGTACGTACAGGTATAATTAAGAGTAGCGCCAATAAGTCACTCTAGGTCCGTCgcacgtgcatgcatgcatgcatggagaCATACGAGAAGTGGCGGTAGTGCTGGCCGGCGTCGGGCCAGATCTTGCGGAACTCGGCGTGGAGGTTCGCCGGGGTCAGGGTGTAGCCCTCGGACCACATGTTCTTGGAGACGTAGGAGGCGATGAGCGGCGGCCCGTAGCCGTAGAGGTCGCCGTCGTGCCGCGCTGCGCGCATCTTCTCCGGCGTCGGCAGCGCGAACATGCCGGCGATCCCGGCCTCGACGCGCGCCAGCAGCTCGGTCGGCACGCCGTGGCCCTCGAGCAGGAACGCTCCCCACTGCTCCGACGCACGGGCCACCGCCTCGGCCGCCCGTGGATCCCGCATGTCCACCACCGGCACGGCGTCGTCCCCGGCCCCGACGCCACCGTCCACCACCGGGAGCTCGTGCTGCCCGTCCCACGCATGCGTGTCCGGCACCTCCCGCGCGGCCCCCAAGTCGAAGTAGCGGTTGTGCGGGTCCTTGTTCAGCTGCGACGGCATGTCGATCGATGCTCAACCACACTAATTCACTGGCTTGTAGCGAGTACTAGCAATGGCTAGTGACATGCCACATGCGGTTGGAAAATATATAGGGAGAGAGATGTCTTAGCGTAGAGGTAGAACCCTCCACAAAGATAGACATGCCACATGTAAAGGTTAATGCGTCCAAACACCTATAGcgtaaaaagaaaagagaaacgtCCAAAGATTAATTACGGACAAAAGATGTTTACAAGCATTGTATCTTTCTACATAGGAGCATTAATGTTTGATGACCGAGTGACTGTGtgtaaaaagaaaagagaaacgtccaaaaatatttttgtatATTACGTATAGATCACCGAGTGACCGTGTGTAAAGCAGGTGATGGTTAGaaagaaacaaacaaaaaacacgTGTAAAATATCAAGGTTTATCTGCTATGGAAAAgaatagaaaagaaaaatatttaaacAAGATTCTTGAGAGATGCATTCTGATTAAAACGCTTAGAGCAATCTTGTCGGGCCTAAAAATAGAGCTAATGAGGTACCTCGTTGTCTTCCATTGAAAATTACAAGAAAATGCAGGGTGAGAAAATTATAAACTGAAGAtgaagaaaattagaaaaatattaTTTACCATAAAAAATGGCCATCTGCCTAGGAAGTGATCATGCTTAAAAAGTGGCCCTTCATTTATAAAACAAATAATCAGAAGTTCTAATTCTTTTTAAAAAGCGTTTAtgcatttgaaaaaaatgtttgtgtaATATTAAAATAGTTTTTTTTAATGTTTTTAAAGAATGTACATGTAATTTGAAAGTGTTCACTTATATTTGTAAATATGCATGTGATTTTAGAAAGTGGTCGcatatttataaaaatattaaaaaatgttcatgtatttgttgaatttttggaaaataagaCATGAAACAAAATCTAGGAAAAagggaaaatagaaaatgaacaAAGAAATAGTAAGAAATTTGGAGCGGACCTCACGCATCACAATATCTATCATACAAAAAATCTTTTTTCCATGGTGCCCCAGCTCGCC
This window encodes:
- the LOC123431168 gene encoding gibberellin 3-beta-dioxygenase 2-2-like, which gives rise to MPSQLNKDPHNRYFDLGAAREVPDTHAWDGQHELPVVDGGVGAGDDAVPVVDMRDPRAAEAVARASEQWGAFLLEGHGVPTELLARVEAGIAGMFALPTPEKMRAARHDGDLYGYGPPLIASYVSKNMWSEGYTLTPANLHAEFRKIWPDAGQHYRHFSGVMEEFLKEMRSLANRLMELFLVALGLTAEQIAGVEAEHNLTESMTETMHLNWYPKCPDPTRALGLKGHTDSGFFTFVMQSQVPGLHLFRHGPPADRWVEVPAVPGALIVNIGDLFQILTNGRFRSVYHRVVVNRERERISVAYFLIPPADVKVAPLKEVVGGGKPVYRALTWSESIVVRKEAFANHGADLEFGKGRTALDMLSISSDEDDGAEHHRD